One genomic segment of Bradyrhizobium diazoefficiens includes these proteins:
- a CDS encoding DUF4166 domain-containing protein gives MTSARLSGSNVPTSAHTKLLEDRRFRALLLDEDWGRLPLATWRRFSKRVADGDSVVYVGVVDEVSFSDIGWWFAQAARLIGGPLPTSRDTGVPMIVTVTEDGATGGQTWTRICARRRGFPQVIHSAKRFAGPTGLEEYVGCGVSMALRIAVEGQTLTFRSAGYGLQLGRLWIPLPPWLTPGDLTVTHSDLGEGAFRFTLDVIHPRYGALIHQSAVFREAVS, from the coding sequence ATGACGTCGGCGAGATTATCGGGTTCCAACGTACCAACCTCCGCTCACACCAAGCTGCTCGAGGACCGCCGCTTTCGCGCGCTGCTGTTGGATGAGGATTGGGGCCGCCTGCCGCTCGCGACCTGGCGGCGCTTTTCCAAGCGCGTCGCCGACGGCGACAGCGTCGTCTATGTCGGCGTTGTCGACGAGGTCAGCTTCAGCGATATCGGCTGGTGGTTTGCGCAAGCCGCACGCCTGATCGGCGGGCCGCTGCCGACCAGCCGCGACACCGGGGTGCCGATGATCGTCACCGTCACCGAGGACGGCGCGACCGGCGGCCAGACCTGGACCCGCATTTGCGCGCGCAGGCGCGGCTTTCCCCAAGTCATCCATTCCGCAAAGCGCTTCGCCGGCCCGACCGGGCTCGAGGAATATGTCGGCTGCGGCGTCTCGATGGCGCTCCGCATCGCCGTTGAAGGCCAGACGTTGACCTTCCGCAGCGCCGGCTATGGCCTGCAGCTCGGGCGGTTGTGGATCCCGCTACCGCCATGGCTCACACCGGGCGACCTCACGGTGACGCATAGCGATCTCGGCGAGGGTGCCTTCCGCTTCACCCTCGATGTCATTCATCCGCGTTACGGCGCGCTGATCCACCAGTCCGCCGTGTTCAGGGAGGCCGTGTCATGA
- a CDS encoding tautomerase family protein — protein sequence MPLITVSYTTSRQSPSLKADIASAVSELTAKILHKDPKITAIVVRAVDAGDWFAGGQSLAEQRLASYWIDIHVTEGTNTKDEKAAYLAAMFKRMAEILGPLHPETYLHVDEVKGDAYGFGGLTQERRYIAGKLEVSPAAA from the coding sequence ATGCCCCTGATCACAGTGTCCTACACCACCTCCCGCCAGTCGCCGTCGCTGAAGGCCGACATCGCCAGCGCCGTGTCCGAGCTCACCGCAAAAATCCTGCACAAGGATCCGAAGATCACCGCCATCGTCGTGAGAGCAGTCGATGCCGGCGATTGGTTTGCCGGCGGCCAATCGTTGGCCGAGCAGAGGCTCGCCAGCTACTGGATCGACATCCACGTCACCGAAGGCACCAACACCAAGGATGAGAAGGCGGCCTATCTGGCCGCCATGTTCAAGCGCATGGCCGAGATTCTTGGCCCGCTGCATCCCGAGACCTATCTGCATGTCGACGAGGTCAAGGGCGACGCCTACGGCTTTGGCGGCCTGACCCAGGAGCGCCGCTATATCGCCGGCAAGCTCGAAGTGTCGCCAGCTGCGGCGTGA
- a CDS encoding TIGR01777 family oxidoreductase, whose translation MTPLLWTLIAIQIVMGVFDTFYHHEFTERLAWRPSQRFELKLHGIRNMLYALLFLLLGWLEVYGVLALLIVAVLVAEIVITLMDFVEEDLSRKLPPSERINHTLLAINYGAILVLLLPVLIDWVMQPFGATIVYQGLLSIAATACAVGAALCGVRDFAAMRRLGRMRSVPAEGLVDKLRGRRSVLITGATGFIGSRLAASLSGAGHHVIALIRNPAKAEMLPPPVTLITSLDQLAADTPIDAIVNLAGEPIGNGLWTEAKRAKIISSRVDMTGEVVKLIARLDRKPEVLVSGSAIGWYGLWADQVLTESAKSHACFSHELCAAWETAARPAEELGVRVVYLRIGLVLGTEGGFITRMLTPFEFGLGGPLGTGRQWMSWIERDDLIRLIAYVMATPDLTGPVNATAPIPVTNAKFTEELGRRLHRPAVFRIPGGLLRKIGGGFADELLLGGQRVLPNKALSRGFVFRHETLRSAFQAIL comes from the coding sequence ATGACGCCGCTCTTGTGGACGCTCATCGCCATCCAGATCGTGATGGGCGTGTTCGACACCTTCTATCACCATGAATTCACCGAGCGCCTGGCCTGGCGTCCATCGCAGCGCTTCGAGCTGAAGCTGCACGGCATTCGCAACATGCTGTATGCGCTGTTGTTCCTGCTGCTCGGCTGGCTGGAGGTCTACGGCGTACTGGCGCTGCTGATCGTAGCGGTCCTGGTGGCCGAGATCGTCATCACGCTGATGGATTTCGTCGAGGAGGATCTGAGCCGGAAGCTGCCGCCGAGCGAGCGCATCAACCACACGCTGCTGGCGATCAATTACGGCGCCATCCTGGTGCTGCTGTTGCCGGTGCTGATCGATTGGGTGATGCAGCCGTTCGGCGCGACGATCGTGTATCAGGGCCTGCTCAGCATCGCCGCGACCGCCTGCGCGGTGGGCGCGGCGCTCTGCGGCGTCAGGGATTTTGCCGCGATGCGCCGGCTCGGCCGCATGCGAAGCGTTCCGGCGGAAGGACTTGTCGACAAGCTACGGGGCCGCAGGAGCGTGCTGATCACCGGCGCAACCGGCTTCATCGGCAGCCGTCTTGCGGCCAGCCTCAGCGGAGCAGGGCATCACGTCATCGCGCTGATTCGGAATCCCGCCAAGGCGGAGATGCTGCCACCGCCGGTGACGCTCATCACCAGCCTCGATCAGCTCGCCGCGGACACGCCGATCGACGCCATCGTCAATCTCGCCGGCGAGCCGATCGGCAATGGCCTGTGGACCGAGGCGAAGCGCGCCAAGATCATCAGCTCGCGCGTCGACATGACCGGTGAGGTCGTGAAACTGATCGCGCGGCTCGACCGCAAGCCCGAGGTGCTCGTCAGCGGCTCCGCAATCGGCTGGTACGGCCTGTGGGCCGACCAGGTGCTGACGGAGTCGGCGAAATCCCACGCCTGCTTCAGCCACGAGCTGTGCGCGGCCTGGGAGACCGCGGCGCGGCCGGCGGAGGAGCTCGGCGTTCGCGTGGTCTATTTGCGCATCGGCCTCGTGCTCGGCACCGAAGGCGGCTTCATCACCCGCATGCTGACGCCGTTCGAATTCGGTCTTGGCGGCCCGCTCGGCACCGGGCGGCAGTGGATGTCCTGGATCGAGCGCGACGACCTGATCCGGCTGATCGCCTATGTGATGGCGACGCCGGATCTCACGGGACCCGTCAACGCCACGGCGCCGATCCCGGTCACCAACGCAAAATTCACCGAAGAGCTCGGCCGACGTCTGCACCGGCCCGCGGTGTTCCGCATTCCCGGCGGGCTGTTGCGCAAGATCGGCGGCGGCTTTGCCGATGAACTCCTGCTCGGCGGCCAGCGCGTGCTGCCGAACAAGGCGCTGAGCCGAGGTTTTGTGTTTCGGCACGAGACGCTGCGCAGCGCGTTCCAGGCGATCTTGTGA
- a CDS encoding FliM/FliN family flagellar motor switch protein — MPTLDKVTVDLMVVLGTTTMPIHQVLRLSRGAIIELDATEADEVKVLANNLPVASGVVLVDRNRIAVEVKQMLPRTPGMR; from the coding sequence GTGCCCACTCTCGATAAAGTCACCGTGGATCTCATGGTCGTCCTCGGCACGACCACTATGCCGATTCATCAAGTATTGCGTCTTTCCCGCGGCGCCATCATTGAGCTCGACGCAACCGAGGCCGACGAGGTCAAGGTTCTGGCCAACAATCTGCCGGTCGCCTCCGGCGTCGTGCTGGTCGACCGCAACCGGATCGCGGTCGAGGTCAAGCAGATGCTGCCGCGCACGCCGGGCATGCGGTAG
- a CDS encoding isocitrate lyase/PEP mutase family protein, with product MAFRSRREKLRSILSGPACVHPGSVYDAISIRIAEDLGFPLGMFGGSVASLAVLGDPDVTLITLTELAEQTRRMSRASALPVLVDADHGYGNALNVRRTVQELETAGAAGLTIEDTLLPAAFGEAKAQLISVEEGVGKMKAALDGRGDPSLVIIGRTGAASISSIEDAIRRAKAYEATGVDALFFTGIKSRADLEAIAAATHLPIVLGGTPEELSAIDYLASQRVRVALQGHAPIAAATQAVYETQKALREGTAPKALRGLPSAELTNRVVREAEVKARSADFLGLKK from the coding sequence ATGGCCTTTCGTTCCCGCCGTGAGAAACTGCGTTCGATCCTTTCAGGCCCGGCCTGCGTCCATCCCGGCTCGGTCTATGACGCGATCTCGATCCGCATTGCCGAGGACCTTGGTTTTCCGCTCGGCATGTTCGGCGGCTCGGTCGCCTCGCTCGCGGTGCTCGGCGATCCCGATGTCACGCTGATCACGCTCACCGAACTCGCCGAGCAGACGCGGCGGATGTCGCGCGCCTCCGCGCTGCCGGTGCTGGTCGATGCCGACCACGGCTATGGCAATGCGCTCAATGTACGCCGCACGGTGCAGGAGCTGGAGACCGCGGGCGCCGCCGGCCTCACCATTGAGGACACGCTGCTGCCGGCAGCCTTCGGCGAAGCGAAGGCGCAGCTGATCTCAGTGGAAGAAGGCGTCGGCAAGATGAAGGCGGCGCTCGACGGTCGCGGCGATCCCTCGCTGGTCATCATAGGCCGCACCGGTGCCGCCTCGATCAGCTCGATCGAGGATGCGATCCGCCGCGCCAAGGCCTATGAAGCGACCGGCGTCGACGCGTTGTTCTTCACCGGCATCAAGTCGCGCGCGGACCTCGAGGCGATTGCGGCTGCGACGCATCTGCCGATCGTGCTTGGCGGCACGCCGGAGGAGTTGAGCGCGATCGACTATCTCGCCAGCCAGCGCGTGCGTGTCGCACTCCAGGGCCATGCCCCGATCGCGGCGGCGACGCAGGCCGTCTACGAGACGCAGAAGGCGTTGCGCGAGGGCACGGCGCCGAAGGCGCTGAGGGGCTTGCCGTCAGCGGAGCTGACCAATCGCGTTGTGCGCGAAGCCGAGGTAAAAGCGCGCAGCGCCGACTTTCTGGGACTGAAAAAATGA
- a CDS encoding acylphosphatase — translation MSRAILQVMIRGRVQGVGYRAWVEYQAKTSGLEGWVRNHRDGSVEALFAGTPKHVAEMVALCRHGPPSSRVDSVTSETASADELNLRRAGEAFSVLPTV, via the coding sequence ATGAGCCGGGCGATCCTCCAGGTCATGATCCGCGGTCGCGTGCAAGGCGTCGGCTATCGGGCCTGGGTCGAGTACCAGGCGAAGACGAGCGGCCTCGAAGGCTGGGTCCGCAACCACCGCGACGGCAGCGTGGAAGCGCTGTTCGCGGGCACGCCGAAGCATGTCGCCGAGATGGTCGCGCTGTGCCGCCATGGCCCGCCATCCTCACGCGTGGATAGTGTCACCAGCGAGACGGCCAGTGCCGATGAGCTGAATCTACGCAGGGCAGGGGAGGCGTTTTCGGTGTTGCCGACGGTTTGA
- a CDS encoding LysR family transcriptional regulator: MTATLDIATIKAFLLVADLQSFTRAAEALGTTQAAVSLKLQRLETLLGKRLVERSPRAVRLTADGAGFLDRARALMQAHDRALSDGTSTAQSLSLGISDHAAGPELVPLLERLHAMSSNLTLAVTIGFSREMQDAYDAGQLDAVIVRQEGSRRGGEKLAEDEFCWFASRRFALPKGEPLPLATLAPPCGVRAVAVRALDKADIAWRERFVGGGVTAVVAAALAGLAIAPLARRIAPPGLIDVGPAHKLPKLGSSKVMLHSKVSDPAKLAALRAVAATFRSVAAT; this comes from the coding sequence ATGACAGCCACGCTCGACATCGCCACCATCAAGGCCTTTCTGCTGGTCGCCGACCTCCAGAGTTTTACCCGTGCCGCCGAAGCGCTGGGCACGACGCAAGCCGCCGTCAGCCTTAAGCTTCAGCGGCTGGAGACGTTGCTCGGCAAGCGCCTCGTTGAGCGCTCGCCTCGCGCGGTCCGGCTCACCGCCGACGGCGCAGGGTTCCTCGATCGCGCCCGCGCCCTGATGCAGGCGCATGACCGTGCGCTGTCTGACGGGACATCGACTGCTCAATCGCTCTCGCTCGGCATCTCCGATCACGCCGCAGGCCCCGAGCTCGTGCCGCTGCTCGAACGCCTGCACGCGATGTCGTCGAACCTCACCCTCGCCGTCACCATCGGCTTCTCGCGCGAGATGCAGGATGCCTATGACGCGGGTCAGCTCGATGCGGTGATCGTCCGCCAGGAAGGCAGCCGCCGCGGCGGCGAGAAGCTGGCCGAGGACGAGTTTTGCTGGTTCGCATCAAGGCGCTTCGCCCTGCCGAAGGGCGAGCCGCTGCCGCTCGCAACACTCGCCCCGCCCTGCGGCGTCCGCGCCGTCGCCGTGCGCGCGCTGGACAAGGCCGACATCGCCTGGCGCGAGCGCTTCGTCGGCGGCGGCGTCACGGCAGTGGTCGCCGCTGCGCTCGCCGGACTCGCCATCGCGCCCCTGGCACGACGGATCGCGCCACCCGGACTGATCGACGTCGGACCCGCGCACAAGCTGCCGAAGCTCGGCAGCTCGAAGGTGATGCTGCATTCGAAGGTCAGCGATCCCGCCAAGCTCGCGGCGTTGCGTGCGGTGGCGGCGACGTTTCGAAGTGTAGCCGCCACCTGA
- a CDS encoding DNA helicase, which translates to MKLSAPIYHLKRRAKRLSREQGIPLHDALDRVAAAEGFSAWSMLAGKAAAMTPANKLFPQFRPGDLVLVGARPGQGKTLMSLELAVAAMKSGHRAAFFSLEYTEKDVLDRLRAIGADPAQFDKLLEVDCSDAISADYVVKQMVTAPRGTIVVIDYLQLLDQRRENPDLTVQVRALKSFARDKGLIVVFISQIDRSYDPVTKPCPDLGDVRLPNPLDLNLFDKTCFLNNSEVQFRAAS; encoded by the coding sequence ATGAAGCTGTCTGCGCCGATCTATCATCTGAAGCGACGGGCAAAGCGCCTGTCCCGCGAGCAAGGCATTCCGCTCCATGACGCGCTTGACCGCGTCGCCGCCGCGGAAGGGTTTTCCGCCTGGAGCATGTTGGCGGGGAAGGCTGCGGCGATGACGCCGGCTAACAAGCTGTTCCCGCAATTCCGGCCCGGCGACCTCGTGCTGGTCGGCGCGCGCCCCGGCCAGGGCAAGACGTTGATGAGCCTCGAACTCGCCGTGGCGGCCATGAAGTCGGGTCATCGCGCCGCATTCTTCTCGCTCGAATACACAGAGAAGGACGTGCTTGATCGCTTGCGTGCGATCGGCGCCGATCCGGCGCAGTTCGACAAGCTGTTGGAGGTCGACTGCTCCGATGCCATCAGTGCCGATTACGTCGTCAAGCAGATGGTCACGGCTCCCCGCGGCACAATCGTCGTGATCGATTATCTGCAACTGCTCGACCAGCGGCGCGAAAACCCAGACCTCACCGTTCAGGTGCGCGCGCTGAAATCCTTCGCGCGCGACAAGGGACTGATCGTCGTCTTCATCTCGCAGATCGACCGGTCCTATGATCCCGTGACCAAGCCCTGCCCCGATCTCGGCGATGTCAGGCTGCCGAACCCGCTGGACCTGAACCTGTTCGACAAGACGTGCTTTCTGAACAATTCCGAAGTTCAGTTCCGCGCCGCAAGCTGA
- a CDS encoding GbsR/MarR family transcriptional regulator encodes MTEITGKKKLPAAVERFILHWGDMGDQWGVNRSVSQIHGLLYLAEAPMTAEDIADTLGMARSNVSNSLKELLAWNLIRRVPILGDRRDHYEAETDIWEVAARIAARRKEREIDPAIVALRACVSDATDDPTISPVASKRLKEMLAFTELADHWFMQMLKVPRPRLVALMRLGEKIANLLPLGKAK; translated from the coding sequence ATGACAGAAATAACCGGAAAGAAGAAACTCCCCGCCGCCGTTGAGCGCTTCATCCTGCATTGGGGCGACATGGGGGACCAGTGGGGCGTCAACCGTTCGGTCAGCCAGATTCACGGGCTGCTGTATCTCGCCGAGGCGCCGATGACGGCCGAGGACATCGCCGACACGCTCGGCATGGCCCGCTCCAACGTTTCCAATTCGCTCAAGGAGCTGCTCGCCTGGAATCTGATCCGGCGGGTGCCGATCCTCGGCGACCGCCGCGACCATTACGAGGCCGAGACCGACATCTGGGAGGTTGCGGCCCGAATCGCGGCGCGCCGTAAGGAGCGGGAAATCGATCCGGCGATCGTGGCGCTCAGGGCCTGCGTGTCCGATGCCACGGATGATCCGACCATCAGTCCGGTCGCGAGCAAACGGCTGAAGGAGATGCTCGCCTTCACCGAGCTCGCTGACCACTGGTTCATGCAGATGCTGAAGGTGCCGCGGCCGCGGCTGGTCGCCTTGATGCGGCTTGGCGAGAAGATCGCCAACCTGCTGCCGCTGGGCAAGGCCAAATAG
- a CDS encoding PAS domain-containing sensor histidine kinase has protein sequence MVEKFSRQRDLFESERSFRLLVEGVADYALYMLDPNGIITSWNIGGERIKGYSPGEILGQHFSRFYTETDRANGKPARALGIAREKGRYEEEGWRVRKDGTFFWASVVIDPIYEDGELVGFAKITRDITERRNTQLQLEAMQKQLAESQKFDALGQLTGGVAHDFNNLLMIISGSLHMLKRGVDDEAKVQRAISAIETATKRGAALTNQLLTFARRQSVNPQAIDFADRVEAIREVLDAGVGSSVRLAFNLSGALWPIKADVSELETALLNLVINARDAMPDGGTVTIGARNVVLDEAPFAGDFVAIDVIDTGLGIPSDVLDKVFEPFFTTKPIGKGTGLGLSQVHGFAHQAGGTVRVASELGKGTTFTILLPRADDMPARETAAEPSFRGSGTVLLVEDNPDVATVSIGLLEQLGYQVRRVPDAEAALRELEKNGVDFVFSDIVMPGKMDGLSLAHHLRQIHPGLPILLATGYSDVAAGVRGDFPILRKPYEIHELSEAISKLPR, from the coding sequence ATGGTCGAAAAGTTCAGTCGGCAGAGAGACTTATTCGAGAGCGAGCGCAGTTTCCGGCTGTTGGTTGAGGGAGTCGCGGACTACGCGCTCTACATGCTGGACCCCAACGGGATCATCACCAGCTGGAATATCGGGGGCGAGCGCATCAAGGGCTATTCGCCCGGAGAGATCCTCGGCCAGCACTTTTCCCGCTTCTACACCGAGACCGACCGCGCCAACGGCAAGCCCGCCCGTGCGCTCGGCATCGCCAGGGAAAAGGGCCGCTACGAGGAGGAAGGCTGGCGCGTCCGCAAGGACGGCACATTCTTTTGGGCCAGCGTCGTGATCGATCCGATCTACGAGGACGGCGAGTTGGTCGGCTTCGCCAAGATCACGCGGGACATCACCGAACGCCGCAACACGCAGCTCCAGCTCGAGGCGATGCAGAAGCAGCTCGCCGAGTCCCAGAAGTTCGATGCGCTCGGCCAGCTCACCGGCGGGGTCGCCCACGACTTCAACAACCTGCTGATGATCATCAGCGGCAGTCTCCACATGTTGAAGCGGGGCGTCGACGACGAGGCCAAGGTCCAGCGCGCGATCTCGGCCATCGAGACCGCGACCAAGCGCGGCGCGGCGCTGACCAACCAGCTCCTCACCTTCGCGCGGCGGCAGAGTGTCAATCCGCAGGCGATCGACTTCGCCGACCGCGTCGAGGCGATCCGCGAGGTGCTCGACGCCGGCGTCGGCAGCTCCGTGCGCCTCGCCTTCAATCTCAGCGGCGCCCTCTGGCCGATCAAGGCAGACGTCTCCGAGCTCGAGACCGCGCTGCTCAACCTCGTCATCAATGCCCGCGACGCGATGCCCGACGGAGGCACGGTGACGATCGGCGCGCGCAACGTCGTGCTGGACGAGGCGCCCTTCGCCGGCGATTTCGTCGCCATCGATGTCATCGACACCGGCCTCGGTATTCCATCCGACGTGCTCGACAAGGTCTTCGAGCCGTTCTTCACCACCAAGCCGATCGGAAAGGGCACCGGGCTCGGTCTCTCCCAAGTGCACGGCTTCGCCCATCAGGCCGGGGGCACGGTGAGGGTCGCAAGCGAGCTCGGCAAGGGTACGACGTTCACCATCCTCCTGCCACGGGCAGACGACATGCCGGCGCGCGAGACGGCCGCAGAACCGTCGTTTCGGGGCAGCGGCACGGTGCTGCTGGTCGAGGACAATCCGGACGTTGCCACCGTCAGTATCGGCCTGTTGGAGCAGCTCGGCTATCAGGTCCGCAGGGTCCCCGATGCCGAAGCCGCATTGCGCGAGCTCGAGAAGAACGGCGTCGATTTCGTATTCTCTGATATCGTGATGCCCGGCAAGATGGACGGGCTCAGCCTCGCCCATCATCTACGCCAGATCCACCCCGGCCTGCCGATCCTGCTTGCCACCGGCTACAGCGATGTCGCGGCCGGTGTGCGCGGCGATTTCCCGATCCTGCGCAAGCCATACGAGATCCACGAGCTGAGCGAGGCGATTTCCAAGCTGCCGAGGTGA
- the lipB gene encoding lipoyl(octanoyl) transferase LipB, whose protein sequence is MVNSPQNPRQDLDLTSFSASSGAPVEWRISDAPVPYPKAVAAMEARVAAIAAGEAPELVWLLEHPPLYTSGTSGKDSDLLDPRFPTFATGRGGQLTYHGPGQRVAYIMLDLKRRRPDVRAYVASLEELILKTLAAFNVRGERREDRVGVWVKRPDKGVGHEDKIAAIGVRLKRWVSFHGIAINVEPELEHFAGIVPCGVTDARYGVTSLVDLGQLVTMADVDVALRQAFEELFGPTKAQVPEAAV, encoded by the coding sequence ATGGTTAATTCGCCGCAAAACCCGCGCCAAGACCTCGATTTGACGTCGTTTTCCGCCTCTTCGGGCGCGCCCGTGGAATGGCGGATTTCGGATGCTCCGGTGCCCTATCCGAAGGCCGTGGCCGCCATGGAGGCACGCGTTGCCGCGATCGCGGCTGGCGAGGCGCCGGAGCTGGTCTGGCTGCTCGAGCACCCTCCGCTGTATACCTCCGGCACCTCCGGTAAGGACTCCGACCTGCTCGATCCCCGATTCCCAACCTTTGCGACGGGGCGCGGCGGGCAGCTGACCTATCACGGGCCCGGCCAGCGGGTGGCCTACATCATGCTCGACCTCAAGCGGCGCCGGCCGGACGTGCGGGCCTATGTCGCGAGCCTGGAGGAACTGATCCTGAAGACGCTCGCCGCCTTCAACGTCCGCGGCGAGCGGCGCGAGGACCGGGTCGGCGTCTGGGTGAAGCGGCCCGACAAAGGCGTGGGCCACGAGGACAAGATCGCCGCGATCGGCGTGCGGCTGAAGCGCTGGGTCTCGTTCCACGGCATCGCCATCAATGTCGAGCCTGAGCTGGAGCACTTTGCCGGCATCGTGCCCTGCGGCGTCACTGACGCCCGCTATGGCGTCACCTCGCTGGTCGATCTCGGCCAGCTCGTGACCATGGCCGATGTCGACGTCGCGCTGCGTCAGGCGTTCGAGGAGCTGTTCGGGCCGACCAAGGCGCAGGTGCCGGAGGCGGCCGTCTAG